CCTCTGCAGTTCCACAACCGGTTGTGTTGGGAAACGAATATCAAGCACAACCACCTTAGCACTATCCATTATGATAGTAGCCATATACCTAGGATCCTGCTTATTCCATCCTAACCGAACCAGCGGTGTATCCGGCTCAGAGCTCTCATATATAATCGTCGAATGCTCCTTATCGCGAAGATCAAACACTCGAACCGATCCATCTGCCGACACTGACGCAAACACGCCAACGCCGCACCATGCGATATCATAAACCTCCTTATCATGAGCAATCAACTGCGTATCCACCGTCTCTCTTTCAATATCCCAAATCGTACAAGTGGTATCGATACTAGACGTACCAATTCGCTTCGGTTCGGCTTCATTCCAATCGAAAGAAGTAACCGGACCACAAAACTCACTGTTCCGATTATTATTAAGCACACTCTTCATCTCAACCCTACGGGAACCAGAACCAATACCACCATTAGTAACAACTTCATCGTCTCCACATTCATCGTCATCGAAGATTCGCCAAATGCGAAGAAAATCACTGGATGTAGCGAGGAGATCAGGCTTCTGGCACTCCTTGTCAGGGATGAAGCTGACTTTTGTAGGCGGGTAGGGGTGTTCGAAGGATAACATCGGGTCGGATCGAATCTCGCCATTGGAATCATCGAGTTGGACGATTTCGACACGGTTAGGGTACTGTTCGAGGAGACTAGCGATGGCGAGGCGGTAGTTTTTGTCGCGGCGGACGCTCCAGTTCATGGCGTAGATGTGCCATGGGGCCTCGTATGTGTAGATCTCTGAGCGTCGTTGTTGCTCGTCGGATCCGTTGTTGTGGTCGCTGTTGGCTCCCATGGTTTGGTTGTTGTTTCCTGAAAAGAGTTTAACCTAAATCGGAAATACTGAATAATAGTTTGCGGGTGGGGAATATGAACACATCCGTACCAACAATGCCTTCTGGATGTTACTATTTGTCAAGCGTGTTGTGTGACAGGAACAAGGTATACACTATTAATAAGGGTGGGCGGGGTACCCACTGATTTGCAATCGGGGTCCCCTCTTGCCGCTCGGCATATGTGCCGCCAACTCCAGCGGTGAAGAGAGAGAGGGATTAAAACGGTGGGGAGCTGCCGAAGAggggggaggagagagggaggagagagggagctGCCATCCAATCaatgattttctttttttttttttaaaaaaaaaaaaaccaattcacctaagaggggagtggcgccatcaaattggggtgttaggggagtttaagaggggagttgacgtggcacacggggattggtttggcgtaagagaggggactcacctattaggtgagcacccccttcaccctaagaCGCAAAGTGAAACAATTAATAAATCTTTATATTTTCCTTCTATCAATGATCGGTCACGACGTTCTCCGCTCCCTTCTTGTCCCTAATCTCAATATCGAACTCGGATAGAAGAAGAATCAACCGTATGagacggggttttgcgtctttcTTTTGGAAAAGAAACCGAAAGATGGAATGGTCGGTGAATACGATAGTCTTGAAAAGCACAAGGTAAGACCAGAACTTATCGAACGCGAATACTACGACTAAGAGTTCTTTTTCCATGGTGGTATAATTCTCTTGAGCATCATTTAGCGTTTTGCTCGCGTAGTAGATCGGATGAAAGTGTTTAGTGACTCTTTGGCCCAACACCGCACCGATGGCGTAGTCACTTACTCACTTGCATCGCATATGAGCTCAAAAGGTAAGCTCCAATTGGGCGACACAAGGATCGGGGCACTAACCAACTTCTCCTTCAAAAAGTCGAATGCTTTAAGACACTCCTCGTCAAAGACAAAAAGCACGTCTTTTTCAAGGAGTCGGgtatggcgacttacgtgctcgtaagTAGAGCAGCAGGCTCTCATGAAGACTATCGTGCTCGtaagtaaaggagcatgcgcgtaTGACAACTACGTGCTCTTAAGTAGAGCAGCATGCTCACATGGAGACTA
Above is a window of Helianthus annuus cultivar XRQ/B chromosome 14, HanXRQr2.0-SUNRISE, whole genome shotgun sequence DNA encoding:
- the LOC110904174 gene encoding WD repeat-containing protein LWD1-like, giving the protein MGANSDHNNGSDEQQRRSEIYTYEAPWHIYAMNWSVRRDKNYRLAIASLLEQYPNRVEIVQLDDSNGEIRSDPMLSFEHPYPPTKVSFIPDKECQKPDLLATSSDFLRIWRIFDDDECGDDEVVTNGGIGSGSRRVEMKSVLNNNRNSEFCGPVTSFDWNEAEPKRIGTSSIDTTCTIWDIERETVDTQLIAHDKEVYDIAWCGVGVFASVSADGSVRVFDLRDKEHSTIIYESSEPDTPLVRLGWNKQDPRYMATIIMDSAKVVVLDIRFPTQPVVELQRHQASVNAIAWAPHSSCHICTAGDDSQALIWDLSSMGQPVEGGLDPILAYTAGAEIEQLQWSSSQSDWVAIAFASKLQILRV